The following are encoded in a window of Myxocyprinus asiaticus isolate MX2 ecotype Aquarium Trade chromosome 17, UBuf_Myxa_2, whole genome shotgun sequence genomic DNA:
- the siva1 gene encoding apoptosis regulatory protein Siva: protein MPKRSYPFSETFSSQYKVHVGQKEMSNYGVFGLKYKQEIYEKTKSLLFSGTKAVMSRIWNVDGEKESKVSDPTAVSSSVSGHQTLLKGQTLIGADGRLKKTNAVSGPAAAITACCVCQRVSGSRSPCSLCERPACPACTQQCNSCSNHCCSLCAITDYSECYDRVLCFNCSS from the exons atgcctAAACGCTCGTATCCGTTCAGCGAGACTTTCTCCTCCCAGTATAAAGTTCATGTTGGGCAGAAAGAGATGAGTAACTATGGAGTGTTCGGACTCAAATACAAACAAGAGATTTACG AAAAGACCAAAAGCCTGCTCTTCAGTGGAACTAAAGCTGTGATGAGTCGAATCTGGAATGTGGACGGAGAGAAGGAATCAAAAGTGTCTGATCCGACCGCTGTATCATCATCAGTCTCTGGACATCAGACGCTACTCAAAGGACAGACGCTCATCGGCGCTGATGGAAGATTAAAGAAGACGAACGCTGTTTCAG GTCCGGCAGCAGCTATTACAGCGTGTTGTGTATGTCAGAGGGTCTCCGGTTCAAGGAGTCCGTGCTCGCTGTGTGAGCGTCCTGCGTGTCCTGCATGCACCCAACAGTGCAACAGCTGCTCCAATCACTGCTGCTCATTATGTGCCATTACAGA TTACAGTGAGTGTTACGACAGAGTCCTCTGCTTTAACTGCTCGTCCTGA
- the adss1 gene encoding adenylosuccinate synthetase isozyme 1, whose protein sequence is MSLNWSVNDHKSCMNPPSDAVKRPRNDSGNKVTVVLGAQWGDEGKGKVVDLLATESDIVCRCQGGNNAGHTVVVDEKEYDFHLLPSGIISTKCTSFIGNGVVIHLPGLFEEIDKNEKKGLKGWEKRLIISDRAHIVFDFHQAVDGLQEVQRQAQEGKIIGTTKKGIGPTYACKASRTGLRICDLMADFNEFSTRVKNLVQQYQSMYPALKVDADGELKKLKEYAERIRPLVRDGVYFMYDAIHGPPKRILVEGANAALLDIDFGTYPFVTSSNCTVGGVCTGLGIPPANIGDVYGVSKAYTTRVGIGAFPTEQLNAVGELLQTRGHEVGVTTGRKRRCGWLDLVILKYAHMINGFTGIALTKLDILDVLDEIKVGVAYKINGKRVPYFPANMEVLQKVEVEYETFPGWKTDTSAARKWNDLPPKAQNYIRFVENHIGVSIKWVGVGKSRECMIQMF, encoded by the exons ATGTCTTTAAACTGGTCAGTGAACGACCACAAGAGCTGCATGAACCCGCCTTCAGACGCCGTTAAACGGCCACGAAACGACTCAGGGAACAAAGTGACGGTAGTTCTTGGCGCGCAATGGGGAGATGAAGGCAAAGGAAAAGTTGTTGATTTATTGGCAACGGAGTCTGACATCGTGTGCAGGTGTCAG GGAGGAAATAACGCTGGTCACACAGTGGTGGTGGATGAGAAAGAATATGATTTCCATCTTCTCCCCAGTGGAATAATCAGCACCAAATGCACATCATTCATCG GTAACGGGGTCGTCATTCATCTTCCAGGATTATTTGAAGAGATTGACAAGAATGAGAAAAAgg GTCTGAAAGGATGGGAAAAAAGACTCATCATCTCTGATCGAGCTCACATAG TGTTTGATTTTCATCAGGCTGTTGATGGACTTCAGGAGGTGCAGAGACAAGCTCAAGAGGGCAAAAT CATAGGAACAACTAAAAAAGGCATCGGACCGACCTACGCTTGTAAAGCATCCCGCACTGGACTTCGCATATGTGATCTAATGGCTGATTTCAATGAGTTTTCTACGAG GGTGAAAAACCTGGTCCAGCAGTATCAGTCGATGTACCCCGCTCTTAAAGTGGACGCTGACGGTGAACTGAAAAAGCTAAAG GAGTATGCAGAGAGAATAAGACCCCTCGTCAGAGACGGTGTCTATTTCATGTATGATGCAATTCACGGACCCCCGAAGAGAATCCTGGTAGAGGGAGCTAACGCGGCCCTTCTTGACATTGACTTCG GAACGTACCCATTTGTGACGTCATCAAACTGCACCGTGGGTGGCGTGTGCACCGGTCTCGGCATCCCTCCCGCTAACATCGGAGATGTGTATGGAGTATCGAAAGCGTACACCACCAGAGTCGGGATAGGGGCCTTTCCTACAGAGCAGCTCAAT GCTGTAGGTGAACTGCTACAGACCAGAGGTCATGAGGTGGGCGTGACCACAGGTAGAAAGAGACGCTGTGGTTGGCTGGATTTGGTTATTCTCAAATATGCACATATGATTAACGGATTCACTGG CATTGCTTTGACTAAACTGGACATTCTTGATGTGTTGGATGAAATAAAAGTGGGCGTGGCTTATAAAATAAATGGCAAAAGAGTCCCATATTTCCCAG CCAACATGGAAGTTCTCCAGAAGGTGGAGGTGGAATATGAGACTTTTCCTGGATGGAAGACGGACACTTCAGCCGCGAGAAAGTGGAACGATCTTCCTCCTAAAGCTCAGAACTACATCCGCTTTGTGGAGAATCACATCGGTGTTTCTA TTAAGTGGGTTGGTGTTGGGAAATCCAGAGAATGTATGATCCAGATGTTCTAG